A window of Cyanobacterium sp. T60_A2020_053 genomic DNA:
TAAGATATTTAATTCATCAAGATAAATTAAACGGTAAAATTGAGGGTTATTTGGATAATAAAGAAGCATGGCAACAGGCAAATACTCTCAAGAAAAATGAAGAATATCGTTTATTGTATGTGGCAATGACGAGGGCAAAAAAATTATTGTGGATGGGCGCTGAATTAGAAAGTCCTTTTAGTTGGTCATTTTTTGAAGATAATGGTAATACTACTAACTTTAAAGCATCTCCATCTTGTCCAGTATTACCAATTTTAAAGAAAGAGTTGTAACATTATCATCACCGAACAATTAAAACAAAAATAGCCACAGCGAGGACAAAAAAACCAAAACCTTTTTGTAAATATTGAGGGTCAATTTTTTTACTCAACCATGCACCCAAGATTATACCAACACTCGCAGCGCCCGTCAAACCAATGGTTACACCCCAATTCATGTCAACCCCACTGGATAAGTAACCGAGGAGGGCGCTGGTAGAATTACTGGCAATAATTAGTAAAGATGTACCGACAGCTTGTTTCATGGGAATACCACCCACCAAAACTAAGGCTGGAATGATTAAAAATCCCCCTCCAACTCCCACAAATCCGGTTAAAACACCCACAATTAACCCTTGAATAATAGTGAAAATAATTTGCTTAGTTCTATTTTTAGCTATATCTGAAGGCTGATCAACTTTTTTAGCGCCCTTCTGACTTTTTCTAATCATAAAGATACTTGCCATCAACATCACAACTCCAAAAGCCACCAGTTGAATAGTATCGGTAATAAATGGTAATTCTGTGATTTTTGCCCCGTAAAAAGCCCCAATCATCGCTGGAGGAATAAAACTAAGCGCTACAGGTAAATTAACGTTACCTTGTCGCCAATGGGGAATCATGCCGATAATACTCACAAATCCTACAATAAAAAGACTTTGGGCAATGGCTTCGCGCGCTTCTATACCCATCACATAACGTAAAATTGGTACAGCTAAAATCGAACCACCGCCACCAATTAAGCCTAAACTTAAACCAATGGCAACGGCGAAAATTAATCCAAATATTAAACGCATATTAATTCGGGCTTAATGAAAAAGTGAAGTGGTGAGGAGAGGTGTCAGGCTTCGGGTGAAATGTTTATAAATTAAAGAGTTAAGCCAAATCGTTATTTATCATAAGTTGCATACAACGTCCCTACGTTAATAATAAAATACACAATTATTTTTGCTTACCTACTGACAATGGGTAAATTAGCGTCTTGCCAAGCCTCAATACCTCCCAACAATTCCGTAACTGATTTCATCCCTTTATCAATGAGTTGTTGTGCCGCTTGATGAGACCTTTTTCCTGAGCGACAATAAACTACAACGTTATCATAGTAAAGTAATTCTGAAGCGTTAAATTGCGATAATGGCTTAAGAATAGCGCCCTCAATATATCCTTGTTGATAATGAACTACGCATTTCCGCTACGCTGAG
This region includes:
- a CDS encoding rhodanese-like domain-containing protein, coding for MEGAILKPLSQFNASELLYYDNVVVYCRSGKRSHQAAQQLIDKGMKSVTELLGGIEAWQDANLPIVSR
- a CDS encoding sulfite exporter TauE/SafE family protein, with product MRLIFGLIFAVAIGLSLGLIGGGGSILAVPILRYVMGIEAREAIAQSLFIVGFVSIIGMIPHWRQGNVNLPVALSFIPPAMIGAFYGAKITELPFITDTIQLVAFGVVMLMASIFMIRKSQKGAKKVDQPSDIAKNRTKQIIFTIIQGLIVGVLTGFVGVGGGFLIIPALVLVGGIPMKQAVGTSLLIIASNSTSALLGYLSSGVDMNWGVTIGLTGAASVGIILGAWLSKKIDPQYLQKGFGFFVLAVAIFVLIVR